Proteins encoded in a region of the Tepidisphaeraceae bacterium genome:
- a CDS encoding NADH-quinone oxidoreductase subunit C: protein MSPADIITLLRNTFGDERIVASFADKHPRVHVNAADWRSIAEFLRFDPRLSFDWLANLGGIDYAADGKMCVLYDLWSFDLRHTFAVKVFTPRDQPQVPSVVDLWSAADWHERETMDMFGVGFPGHPDPRRILLADDWVGHPLRKDYVFPTEYQGIPGSGPKPR, encoded by the coding sequence GTGAGCCCTGCCGATATCATCACCCTGCTGCGCAACACGTTCGGCGACGAGCGGATCGTCGCGTCGTTCGCCGACAAGCACCCGCGCGTTCACGTGAACGCTGCCGACTGGCGATCGATCGCCGAGTTCCTGCGGTTTGACCCGCGGCTGTCGTTCGACTGGCTCGCGAATCTGGGCGGCATCGACTACGCCGCCGACGGCAAGATGTGCGTGCTGTACGATTTGTGGAGCTTCGACCTGCGGCACACGTTCGCGGTGAAGGTCTTCACGCCGCGCGACCAGCCTCAGGTGCCGAGCGTGGTCGACCTCTGGTCGGCCGCCGACTGGCACGAGCGCGAGACGATGGACATGTTCGGCGTCGGGTTCCCTGGCCATCCCGACCCGCGGCGCATCCTGCTGGCCGACGACTGGGTGGGCCATCCGCTGCGGAAGGATTACGTCTTCCCCACTGAGTACCAAGGCATCCCCGGCTCCGGCCCGAAGCCGCGGTGA